A window from Candidatus Zixiibacteriota bacterium encodes these proteins:
- a CDS encoding tyrosine phenol-lyase, producing MKYIPEPFKIKTVEPIKMTTREYRRKAIEEAGYNTFLLKSEDVYIDLLTDSGTSAMSDAQWAALQLGDEAYAGSKNFYDLEETIRDVFGYKYVVPTHQGRAAEHIMSRLLIRPGDYVPGNMYFTTTRLHQELAGGKFVDVIIDEAHDTTSNHPFKGNVDIAKMQRLVDEVGADRIPYISYETCVNMAGGQPISIANLRELRKFCDKYNIAIMLDNTRTIENSYFIQQREPGYAHKSVKEIVKEICSYTDGCTCSAKKDCLVNIGGFLAMNDEEFYINAKAQVVIYEGLHTYGGLAGRDMAALAQGIREAVTTDDYIRYRVEQTNYLGELMNQYGIPHVIPHGGHAIFIDAKRFLPHIDQDQFPAQALAAEIYVETGVRTMERGNVSSGRNPETGQNRRPKLELVRLTIPRRVYTQSHLDYTAEGIAQLYKRRDQIKGLKFTFEPQQLRFFQARFEPLVSVPQPVG from the coding sequence ATGAAGTACATACCGGAACCCTTTAAGATCAAAACAGTCGAACCGATCAAGATGACCACCCGCGAGTATCGCCGCAAGGCGATCGAGGAAGCGGGCTATAACACCTTTCTGCTCAAGAGCGAGGATGTCTATATAGACCTCCTGACCGACAGCGGCACGTCGGCCATGTCCGATGCCCAATGGGCGGCGCTTCAGCTCGGCGACGAGGCCTACGCGGGAAGCAAGAACTTCTACGATCTCGAAGAGACTATCCGCGACGTGTTCGGCTACAAGTACGTGGTCCCGACCCACCAGGGGCGCGCCGCGGAGCATATCATGTCGCGGCTGCTGATCCGTCCGGGCGACTATGTCCCCGGAAACATGTATTTCACTACCACCCGTCTGCATCAGGAACTGGCAGGCGGGAAGTTTGTCGATGTCATCATCGACGAAGCCCACGACACCACCAGCAACCATCCGTTCAAGGGGAATGTCGATATCGCCAAGATGCAGCGGCTGGTGGACGAAGTCGGCGCCGACCGGATACCGTATATCAGCTACGAAACCTGCGTGAACATGGCGGGCGGCCAACCGATTTCTATCGCCAATCTTCGCGAGCTGCGCAAGTTCTGTGACAAGTACAACATCGCCATCATGCTGGACAACACCCGCACGATCGAAAACTCTTATTTTATTCAGCAGCGCGAGCCGGGTTATGCCCACAAGTCGGTGAAAGAGATCGTGAAGGAGATCTGTTCCTACACCGACGGCTGTACCTGTTCGGCCAAGAAGGACTGCCTGGTCAATATCGGCGGTTTCCTCGCCATGAACGACGAGGAGTTCTACATCAACGCCAAGGCACAGGTGGTCATCTACGAGGGGCTGCACACGTATGGCGGACTGGCCGGCCGTGACATGGCGGCGCTGGCGCAGGGGATTCGCGAGGCGGTGACCACCGATGATTACATCCGCTATCGAGTCGAGCAGACCAACTACCTTGGTGAACTGATGAACCAATACGGCATCCCGCACGTCATTCCGCACGGCGGGCACGCGATTTTTATCGACGCCAAACGGTTCCTACCCCATATCGATCAGGATCAATTCCCCGCACAGGCGCTGGCCGCGGAAATCTATGTTGAGACCGGCGTCCGCACTATGGAACGTGGCAATGTGTCATCGGGGCGCAACCCGGAGACCGGCCAGAACCGCCGCCCGAAACTCGAACTGGTCCGGCTGACTATTCCACGGCGCGTGTACACGCAGAGTCATCTCGATTACACCGCCGAGGGAATCGCGCAGCTTTACAAGCGTCGCGATCAAATCAAGGGTCTGAAGTTCACGTTCGAGCCTCAGCAACTCCGTTTCTTCCAGGCCCGTTTCGAGCCGCTGGTGTCCGTCCCGCAGCCGGTGGGGTGA
- a CDS encoding metalloregulator ArsR/SmtB family transcription factor: protein MSRVSTAELFKLLSVDKRIEIIELLKKKAMSVNAMAEALGTTQSAVSQHLRVLKSAGFVKNERRGYWIYYSLNRDSLERCRQRLNRVCTCGCLGKRVKMERPQKEPYKTKVG from the coding sequence ATGAGCCGTGTGAGTACAGCAGAACTATTTAAACTACTGTCGGTAGATAAAAGGATAGAGATTATCGAACTTCTCAAAAAGAAAGCCATGAGTGTCAACGCTATGGCCGAGGCTCTGGGAACGACGCAATCAGCGGTATCCCAACACTTGCGAGTTCTTAAAAGCGCCGGTTTTGTAAAGAATGAAAGACGAGGATATTGGATATATTACTCCTTAAATCGAGATAGCCTTGAAAGATGCCGTCAAAGGCTCAACCGCGTGTGCACCTGTGGCTGCTTAGGAAAACGTGTCAAGATGGAGCGGCCGCAAAAAGAGCCGTACAAAACAAAGGTAGGGTGA
- a CDS encoding L,D-transpeptidase: MNRWLVIIPAGAITLVLLLMGILLWTSQESFVSPLQTSASSTSNESAITDKTKGKSKPKKTRSKVPSGRLRLTKPYVVIDRYANRLYYRTEDTVLLSADCSTGSGAELIDTLTGRHWKFDTPVGVFFADSKLEGPWWRKPDWAFIEEGEEIPLTDEERMDPYVMGEYAIGFGDGFFIHGTLYERLLGVSVTHGCVRLGEKDLEYLYNRVQYGTYIFAY; the protein is encoded by the coding sequence GTGAACAGATGGCTGGTAATCATACCGGCGGGTGCAATTACGCTGGTTTTGCTTCTGATGGGGATCCTCCTCTGGACTTCACAGGAGTCGTTCGTGAGTCCACTCCAAACGTCGGCGAGCTCAACGAGCAACGAAAGCGCCATTACCGACAAGACCAAGGGCAAATCCAAACCTAAGAAAACGCGCAGCAAAGTACCGTCGGGGCGGCTCAGGCTCACCAAGCCGTATGTCGTGATCGACCGCTACGCCAACCGGCTGTACTACCGAACCGAAGACACCGTGCTGCTCAGCGCGGACTGCTCCACCGGCTCCGGTGCGGAGCTGATCGACACCCTCACCGGTCGCCACTGGAAATTCGATACGCCGGTGGGTGTCTTTTTCGCCGACAGCAAACTCGAGGGTCCCTGGTGGCGCAAGCCGGACTGGGCGTTTATCGAGGAGGGTGAGGAGATCCCGCTCACCGATGAGGAGCGCATGGATCCGTATGTTATGGGGGAGTATGCGATCGGATTCGGCGACGGTTTCTTTATCCATGGCACGCTGTACGAGCGTCTGCTGGGGGTGAGTGTCACCCACGGGTGTGTCAGGCTGGGGGAAAAGGACCTTGAGTATCTCTACAATCGGGTACAATACGGAACATATATCTTCGCATACTAA
- a CDS encoding L,D-transpeptidase family protein yields MRPRMTPGKKRWIFAISILLPLLPAVAWMAALHYRTPPLGSLHRAYRAIDRARLAGAEKHAQAKLHDAELFLKLGEDALQAENASWHPFGSYRFADSLLTLAAVKAGIAREATTDIKEAARDEVSKALSATEREIDGWRRRLDSGLAPMDCQHLLTAASTSLNLARDLTVRNQHHEAESLLQTTDSLIERLASHYERYQTQNEENLRHWNANVRRTKEHSRKTGEPAIIVDKTAHKLYLILKGEVAAIYPCDLGYKSAVQKRVSGDGATPEGMYRVTEIKRYSKYYRALLLNYPNESDRQRFRQAQRDGTISKRARIGGLIEIHGDGGQGKDWTDGCVAVTNEQMDKLLKYAVKGMWVTIVRMTEPLP; encoded by the coding sequence ATGAGACCACGGATGACACCGGGCAAGAAGCGCTGGATCTTTGCGATATCGATACTCCTCCCCCTCCTGCCGGCCGTGGCTTGGATGGCCGCCCTGCATTACCGCACGCCGCCACTGGGGAGTCTCCACAGGGCATACCGGGCGATCGATCGCGCCCGGCTGGCAGGCGCCGAGAAGCACGCCCAAGCTAAGCTGCACGACGCCGAGTTGTTCCTAAAGCTTGGCGAAGATGCTCTCCAGGCGGAAAACGCCTCGTGGCATCCCTTTGGGTCATACCGTTTCGCCGATTCCCTGCTCACTCTGGCGGCGGTCAAGGCAGGCATAGCCCGCGAAGCCACGACGGACATCAAGGAGGCCGCCCGCGATGAAGTAAGCAAGGCGCTCTCGGCAACCGAGCGCGAGATCGACGGCTGGCGGCGTCGTTTGGACAGCGGTCTGGCGCCCATGGACTGTCAGCATCTGCTGACTGCGGCCAGTACGAGTCTGAATCTCGCCCGCGATCTGACTGTCAGGAACCAGCACCACGAGGCAGAGTCGCTGCTGCAGACTACAGATTCGCTCATCGAAAGACTCGCCTCACACTACGAACGCTACCAGACCCAGAACGAGGAGAACCTCCGTCATTGGAACGCCAACGTCCGCCGAACAAAAGAACACTCCCGCAAGACCGGCGAGCCGGCCATCATAGTCGACAAGACCGCCCACAAATTGTACTTGATTCTGAAAGGCGAAGTGGCCGCAATCTACCCCTGTGATCTGGGTTACAAATCGGCCGTGCAAAAGAGGGTGTCGGGTGACGGCGCCACCCCGGAAGGCATGTACCGCGTCACTGAAATCAAGCGTTATAGCAAGTACTACCGGGCGCTGCTTCTGAATTATCCCAACGAGTCGGACCGGCAGCGCTTTCGGCAGGCGCAGCGCGACGGCACGATTTCGAAGCGGGCGCGGATCGGCGGGCTAATCGAAATCCATGGCGATGGCGGTCAGGGCAAGGACTGGACCGACGGGTGCGTGGCCGTCACCAATGAGCAGATGGACAAACTGCTGAAGTACGCGGTAAAAGGTATGTGGGTGACAATCGTACGCATGACGGAGCCGCTGCCGTGA
- a CDS encoding DUF4388 domain-containing protein, with translation MSRKHSTLRIDEILLWQGLVNEDQVKAALEYQREHGGRLGSHLVRLGYVTEEQLLGALARQFNCETVVLSRVAIPPDIVRMLPANLAVARTVIPFAYDKATNTLSIACENPKDKDLIEELKFVTGGKKIRLCVAAELSLRPAVTQYYASELLTSTTESADDVAVRLAAEGTAILLVSDDLDADRPLVAALERDDFRVVCSDSADDAIRLIGKQTFCAVFIRDTVPGDYIDLIDRLRKVSPRTRVRYYESVARMLLHESGYRDTEDLIVKNTQLFTSLLAPREPSAQNHAVVVGKYVDRLCKQLGLPDKDRINIVNAAYLHDISRYYYGESKSAPDCRTRVQMTAKLLDSLSYPPLIVGMLRSMYIDLEQKYTKRLPIEPLGGNILTIVDVFCENVTFDKRLSLDKFELVRGNLEAMTGRLFLREVTTAFLALIEQEILDESSAQAGTFSQVLMYCEDMDYLSAIAGRLKEEGFRPVSMGSTEKFVEMYHRSRPDMMVLLQSGSPAKARQLVSGLAKKGVDLKSVPTFLISGGQAASDLAAMLEFGLEDVIPIENSLDLLVVKLDKLRTRFAQQAGQGDIDSDSSTVTSGNLEDMNLVDLLQAMGPGGRTAKIRVASEEGKLTICLDKGKIIFAQCGDKSGAEAVYEAVTWRSGKWVVRPIKPEALPEPNNDTANEALLMEGCRRLDEKTRTAAK, from the coding sequence ATGAGCCGGAAACACAGCACGCTGCGAATCGATGAAATCCTGTTGTGGCAGGGGTTGGTCAACGAGGACCAGGTCAAGGCTGCCCTCGAGTATCAGCGGGAACATGGCGGTCGACTTGGCTCCCACCTGGTACGCCTAGGGTATGTGACCGAGGAGCAACTTCTCGGAGCTCTGGCCAGGCAGTTCAACTGCGAGACCGTCGTCCTGTCGCGGGTGGCTATACCCCCGGATATCGTCCGTATGCTGCCGGCCAATCTCGCTGTGGCACGGACGGTCATCCCGTTCGCGTATGATAAGGCCACCAACACCCTCAGCATCGCATGTGAAAACCCAAAAGACAAAGACCTGATCGAGGAACTGAAGTTCGTCACGGGCGGCAAGAAGATTCGCCTGTGCGTGGCGGCTGAATTGTCTTTGCGCCCCGCCGTGACTCAGTATTACGCGTCGGAGCTTTTGACGTCGACCACTGAGTCAGCCGACGACGTTGCCGTCCGGCTCGCCGCTGAGGGCACCGCGATTCTGTTGGTGAGCGACGACCTCGATGCCGACCGGCCGCTGGTGGCGGCGCTCGAACGGGATGACTTTCGCGTGGTCTGCTCCGACTCGGCCGATGATGCCATTCGGCTTATCGGCAAACAGACGTTTTGCGCGGTGTTCATCCGGGATACCGTACCCGGCGATTATATCGACCTGATCGATCGCCTGCGCAAAGTGTCGCCGCGTACCCGTGTTCGCTACTATGAGTCAGTGGCGCGGATGCTTTTGCATGAATCCGGCTACCGTGACACCGAGGACCTGATTGTCAAAAACACCCAACTGTTCACGTCGCTGCTGGCGCCGCGCGAGCCGTCGGCCCAGAACCATGCCGTTGTCGTAGGCAAATACGTCGACCGCCTTTGCAAGCAACTCGGTCTGCCCGACAAGGACCGTATCAATATAGTCAACGCCGCTTACCTGCATGATATATCACGCTATTATTACGGCGAATCCAAGTCGGCGCCCGACTGCCGCACTCGTGTACAGATGACCGCCAAGCTCCTGGATTCACTCAGCTATCCGCCGCTGATTGTAGGCATGTTGCGCTCGATGTATATCGACCTCGAACAGAAATACACCAAGCGCCTGCCCATAGAGCCGCTCGGCGGCAATATCCTCACTATCGTGGACGTGTTCTGTGAGAATGTCACTTTCGATAAGCGCCTCTCACTCGATAAATTCGAGCTGGTGCGCGGCAATCTCGAGGCCATGACCGGCCGTCTCTTTCTCCGCGAGGTCACCACTGCATTCCTGGCGTTGATCGAGCAGGAGATTCTCGACGAATCCTCTGCGCAGGCCGGCACGTTCAGCCAGGTTCTCATGTACTGTGAGGACATGGACTATCTTAGCGCTATCGCGGGGCGGCTTAAGGAGGAGGGTTTCCGGCCCGTATCGATGGGCAGTACCGAGAAGTTTGTCGAGATGTATCACCGTTCCCGACCCGACATGATGGTCCTGCTACAGTCCGGTTCGCCCGCTAAAGCGCGCCAACTGGTTTCCGGGCTGGCCAAAAAGGGGGTCGATCTCAAGTCCGTGCCTACGTTCCTGATTTCCGGCGGGCAGGCGGCGTCAGACCTTGCGGCCATGCTCGAGTTCGGACTTGAAGATGTCATCCCGATCGAGAACTCGCTCGACCTTCTCGTGGTCAAGTTGGACAAGCTTCGCACCCGCTTTGCCCAGCAGGCGGGTCAGGGCGATATCGACAGCGACAGCTCTACAGTGACTTCCGGTAATCTCGAAGACATGAATCTGGTAGATCTGTTGCAGGCCATGGGACCGGGTGGGCGAACCGCGAAGATCCGAGTCGCCTCCGAGGAAGGCAAGCTGACTATCTGCCTTGACAAGGGGAAGATCATCTTCGCCCAGTGCGGGGACAAATCTGGCGCTGAGGCCGTGTATGAGGCCGTGACCTGGCGATCCGGCAAGTGGGTGGTGCGGCCGATAAAGCCGGAAGCTCTGCCGGAACCGAATAACGACACCGCCAATGAGGCTTTGCTCATGGAAGGGTGCCGTCGCCTAGACGAAAAAACCCGGACCGCCGCCAAGTGA
- a CDS encoding FAD/NAD(P)-binding oxidoreductase — protein sequence MFKENLLSRRGFIAWGAGALVALANSRVLGETMSSRSTTLILGGGFGGIAAARHLRRILPDRHEITLVSKSRTFQVGATKTWVMLGEVDPAAVAHPLDTLGAHGIKVVYSEVEGIDLENMQVKTTDGALKSDFLVIALGAELTLASVPGLGSAAETFYTRGGAIRLQETLRRFDGGRIILLIPRIPFQCPPGPYEAIMLLHSHLGDRGLRAKSPLDVFTVEKAPMATAGPEIGRYIVERLKERNIGFHPQCQVDRVDGEKKEVVMSDGSRVAYDLLIAIPPHVAPRAVRDSGLTNQAGWIQVNPGTLEVAESPVPGRVFAVGDVTSLPLPGRFVPDMPLVLPKAGIFAERQGAVVARQIASRLNGNEPVEKFDGTGFCYIELGGGLAMRGDGNFFQMPHPSMSPREPSAAQLTDKKAWINDWISTYL from the coding sequence ATGTTTAAGGAAAATCTGCTGTCACGCCGCGGATTCATCGCCTGGGGCGCCGGTGCGCTCGTCGCGCTGGCGAATTCGCGCGTTTTGGGAGAAACTATGAGCAGTAGGAGCACGACACTGATTTTGGGCGGCGGGTTTGGCGGTATCGCAGCCGCGCGCCACTTGCGTCGAATCCTTCCTGACCGGCACGAGATCACTCTGGTCAGCAAGAGCCGCACGTTCCAGGTGGGCGCCACCAAGACGTGGGTTATGCTTGGCGAAGTCGATCCCGCGGCTGTCGCCCATCCTCTTGACACTCTGGGCGCCCACGGGATAAAGGTGGTTTATTCGGAAGTCGAGGGAATAGACCTTGAGAACATGCAGGTGAAGACGACGGACGGCGCGCTGAAATCGGACTTCCTGGTCATCGCCCTCGGCGCAGAATTGACTTTAGCATCGGTTCCAGGTCTGGGCAGTGCCGCCGAAACGTTCTATACCCGCGGCGGTGCAATCCGATTGCAGGAAACGCTGCGGCGGTTTGATGGCGGTCGCATTATCTTGTTGATTCCACGAATCCCTTTTCAGTGTCCCCCCGGACCATACGAGGCAATAATGCTGTTGCACTCGCACCTGGGAGATCGCGGGTTGCGTGCTAAATCGCCGCTCGATGTCTTCACGGTCGAAAAGGCTCCGATGGCGACCGCCGGGCCGGAGATCGGAAGGTACATCGTGGAACGATTGAAGGAACGCAATATCGGATTTCATCCCCAATGCCAAGTAGATCGGGTCGACGGTGAAAAGAAAGAGGTGGTTATGTCCGATGGCAGCCGCGTCGCCTACGATCTTCTGATCGCTATACCGCCGCATGTGGCTCCGCGGGCGGTAAGGGACAGCGGACTCACCAATCAGGCAGGGTGGATCCAAGTGAATCCCGGCACTCTTGAAGTGGCTGAATCGCCGGTACCGGGACGTGTGTTTGCTGTCGGCGATGTTACCAGCTTACCCCTCCCTGGGCGATTCGTGCCGGATATGCCACTGGTGTTGCCTAAAGCCGGAATCTTTGCCGAGCGCCAGGGCGCTGTGGTGGCACGGCAGATCGCGTCCCGGCTAAACGGTAACGAGCCGGTGGAGAAGTTTGATGGAACCGGGTTTTGCTATATCGAGTTGGGTGGCGGGTTGGCGATGCGGGGTGACGGTAATTTCTTCCAGATGCCCCACCCGTCGATGTCTCCCCGAGAGCCAAGCGCAGCGCAACTGACGGATAAGAAAGCCTGGATTAACGACTGGATATCGACTTACCTCTAA
- the waaF gene encoding lipopolysaccharide heptosyltransferase II, whose product MAVKIIIRTPNHLGDCIMAMPMVNETREAYPGSTVTVLTPQHLADLFIGNPGIDRVLTIPTEHVHGVISVFKVKEIIAPGEFDLGYILPPSFGAASSFKLGGVKERIGYIADGRRLLLTKPLPLPTPLNSEHRSKVYFDLLRRGAGVSIDYVKPKIFLSENDITGAMKLLGGFGIAESDKYAVLAFRAVAESRRWGTENYTELARRIISQCGIKVVLVGTEENRKSGDDIVGAAKTTEGAIVNLAGKTSLRELGTICSRAVVFVGNDSGPAHLAAAVGAPIVVLSGADDPKETSPMAGKKRMIYREQLECISCVKNKCPLKGGDFMRCMKEITVDMVMSELKTLVQ is encoded by the coding sequence ATGGCGGTAAAGATCATCATACGCACGCCCAATCACCTGGGCGATTGCATCATGGCGATGCCCATGGTCAACGAGACCCGCGAGGCCTATCCCGGCTCCACGGTAACCGTACTCACACCCCAGCACCTGGCCGATCTGTTTATCGGCAATCCCGGAATTGACCGGGTTCTGACGATTCCGACTGAACATGTGCACGGCGTGATCAGCGTGTTTAAGGTGAAGGAGATCATCGCACCGGGCGAATTCGACCTCGGGTACATCCTCCCGCCCTCGTTCGGAGCGGCTTCGTCGTTCAAGCTGGGTGGGGTGAAAGAGCGTATCGGGTATATTGCCGACGGCCGCCGTTTGCTTCTGACCAAGCCTCTGCCGCTGCCGACTCCGCTGAATTCGGAACATCGCTCCAAAGTCTATTTCGATCTGCTCAGGCGCGGCGCGGGGGTGTCTATCGACTATGTCAAACCGAAAATCTTCCTTAGCGAAAACGACATCACCGGTGCCATGAAACTTCTGGGCGGTTTCGGTATAGCCGAGTCCGACAAGTACGCGGTGCTGGCATTTCGCGCCGTAGCGGAATCGCGCCGCTGGGGAACCGAGAATTACACTGAGCTGGCGCGGCGAATCATCTCCCAGTGCGGAATCAAAGTGGTATTGGTCGGTACCGAGGAAAACCGGAAATCGGGCGATGATATTGTCGGGGCCGCCAAAACAACCGAGGGGGCGATAGTCAACCTGGCGGGGAAGACCTCGCTGCGTGAGCTCGGCACTATTTGTTCGCGAGCCGTGGTGTTTGTCGGCAACGACTCCGGGCCTGCGCACCTGGCGGCGGCGGTGGGGGCGCCGATCGTAGTATTGTCGGGAGCCGACGATCCGAAAGAGACTTCGCCGATGGCCGGTAAAAAGCGGATGATCTATCGCGAACAGCTCGAGTGTATCAGCTGCGTGAAGAACAAGTGTCCGCTCAAGGGAGGTGATTTCATGCGCTGCATGAAGGAGATTACCGTGGACATGGTGATGTCCGAGTTGAAGACCCTGGTTCAGTAG